The Deltaproteobacteria bacterium genome contains the following window.
GTAGGCGTCGGCCACGTTGCTGATGACGATCTTGATCTTGGCATTGAGACGCCCGGCCTCGATGGCGTCGATAATGGACTGGAGATTGGATCCGCTCCCGGAAATCAGAATCGCCAGAGGCAGGGCCATGGTTCCTCCTCGTTCATATCCGGCCGTTGAGTGCCCGGGCCAGGGCCGGAATGGTGTATTCGTCGGGCATGATATCCGCTTCCAGGCCGAATGACCGCAGGGTCTCGGCCGTGACCGGGCCGATGCAGGCCAGACGGATCGTATCCCGATAGGGAGCCAGTTCGTCCGGTGGCATCAGGGCGAAGAAATTCTCCACCGTGGAGGAACTGGTGAAGGTCACGCAATGGACCCTGCCGTCGGCCAGCCACTCACGGAGGGTCTCGAGTTCCCCCTCGGCCAGGACCGTTTCATAGACCGGCAGCACGTGGACCCTGGACCCAGCCCGGGCCAGCTCATCGGGCAGCACCTCCCTGGCCTTGGCCGCCCTGGGAATGAGGATCCTGGCTCCGGCAGCGCCCCGGGCCAGCAGACCATCAACGATGGACTCGGCCACATATTTTGGCGGGACAAAGTCGGGCTCTATGCCCCGCTGGCGAAGTTCATCGGCCGTGGCCGGACCGATGGCCGCTATCTTGTTT
Protein-coding sequences here:
- a CDS encoding uroporphyrinogen-III synthase, producing NKIAAIGPATADELRQRGIEPDFVPPKYVAESIVDGLLARGAAGARILIPRAAKAREVLPDELARAGSRVHVLPVYETVLAEGELETLREWLADGRVHCVTFTSSSTVENFFALMPPDELAPYRDTIRLACIGPVTAETLRSFGLEADIMPDEYTIPALARALNGRI